cactatgtagtctcagggttagagctcacagcaatcctcttacctctgccacaagagtgctgggattagagcccGGGCTTGATGGTAGGGAGGCCTGGCCTGGCCCATAGTCCCGGTCATCTCCCAGCCCACCACCCCCAGCCTTTCGGGCCGGGGAGCTAGCTCGGCACAGGCTGTGAGGGTGGCGGCGGTCGGCAGGGGCAGAGGCCTGCTGAAAATGACTGAATATAAACCTGTGGTTGTTGGAGCTGGTGGCGTAGGCAAGAGTGCCTTGATGATACAGCTAATTCAGAATCACTTTGTGGATGAATATGACCCTACAATCAAGGACTCCTACCGGAAACAAGTAGTAATTGATGGAGAAACCTGTCTCTTGGATATTCTCAACACAGCAGGTCAAGAGGCGTACAGTGCAATGAGGGACCAGAACATGCAGACTGGAGAGGGCTTTCTTTGTGTATTTGCCATAAATAATACTAAATCATTTGAAGATATTCACCATTATAGAGAGCAAATTAAAAGAGTTAAAGACTCCGAAGATGTACCCATGGTCCTGGTAGGAAATAAA
This sequence is a window from Jaculus jaculus isolate mJacJac1 chromosome 15, mJacJac1.mat.Y.cur, whole genome shotgun sequence. Protein-coding genes within it:
- the LOC101595371 gene encoding GTPase HRas-like, with product MTEYKPVVVGAGGVGKSALMIQLIQNHFVDEYDPTIKDSYRKQVVIDGETCLLDILNTAGQEAYSAMRDQNMQTGEGFLCVFAINNTKSFEDIHHYREQIKRVKDSEDVPMVLVGNKCDLPSRTVDTKQAQDLARSYGDSFCWNLSKDMTGFDDAFHTLVGEIRKHKEKMSKDVKKKKKKSKTKCIIM